From the Halomonas meridiana genome, one window contains:
- a CDS encoding cobalamin-binding protein — protein MFTLANKQQQIGGALGAALLWLGSGIANPFHADNPSRCAVDDRGREVCLHASANRIATLSPGATELTYAAGAGDQVVAVVSYSDYPPEAQDVASVGSHTRIDLEALVGLAPDLVIGWVTGNPAEQMETLEALGMPVFYIEPRSVEDVAHTIERLARLAGTEPVGRQAANAFREGMAALTARYSDRDPVPTFYQVWDEPLMGVSDEHLIGQVVQLCGGENVFGDQHRLVPRLDDEAVLAANPEAIIAGGMGEENRDWLTHWEQYPNLAAVEAGNLYFVPPSLIQRPTPRLLEGAQILCEKLEQTRQKRGAS, from the coding sequence GTGTTCACTTTGGCCAATAAACAGCAGCAAATCGGCGGCGCCTTGGGCGCCGCTTTACTATGGCTAGGCAGCGGGATTGCCAACCCCTTTCATGCAGACAACCCCAGCCGCTGCGCGGTAGACGACCGTGGCCGGGAAGTGTGCCTGCACGCTTCGGCCAACCGCATTGCCACGCTTTCACCCGGTGCGACGGAACTCACCTACGCTGCAGGCGCAGGAGATCAGGTGGTGGCCGTGGTGAGTTACAGCGACTACCCGCCGGAAGCCCAAGACGTGGCCTCGGTAGGCAGTCATACCCGAATCGATTTGGAAGCCCTGGTCGGGCTTGCCCCGGATTTAGTCATCGGCTGGGTCACCGGTAACCCCGCCGAGCAGATGGAAACCCTCGAAGCGCTGGGCATGCCGGTGTTCTACATCGAGCCGCGCAGCGTGGAAGACGTCGCCCACACCATCGAACGCTTAGCTCGCTTGGCCGGTACCGAACCAGTCGGGCGGCAGGCGGCGAATGCTTTCAGGGAAGGCATGGCGGCACTCACCGCCCGCTATAGCGACCGCGACCCGGTACCTACGTTTTATCAGGTGTGGGACGAGCCGCTGATGGGCGTTAGTGATGAACACCTGATCGGCCAAGTGGTGCAGCTGTGCGGCGGCGAAAACGTGTTTGGCGATCAGCACCGTTTAGTACCGCGCTTGGATGATGAAGCCGTACTGGCGGCCAACCCCGAGGCCATCATTGCCGGTGGCATGGGGGAGGAGAACCGCGACTGGCTCACCCACTGGGAGCAGTACCCCAACCTTGCCGCTGTGGAAGCGGGTAACCTCTATTTCGTGCCGCCTTCTTTAATTCAGCGTCCCACGCCGCGCCTGTTGGAAGGCGCGCAGATTCTGTGTGAAAAGCTCGAACAAACCCGCCAAAAGCGCGGGGCCTCTTGA
- a CDS encoding bifunctional adenosylcobinamide kinase/adenosylcobinamide-phosphate guanylyltransferase encodes MQLFIGGASAGKRDAVKQRFPGAMWWRLAPGQRLHEVSQVMLPNTPLVLHGLFEWLTAVLDSDISSDEWRAQWREDLQRLEQAAAAENVALVIIANELGRGLVPVARHQRRLRDLSGWFTQDAAAHAEQVWYVRHGLVQALKGASAN; translated from the coding sequence ATGCAACTGTTCATTGGCGGTGCCAGCGCAGGTAAGCGCGACGCAGTAAAACAACGCTTTCCCGGCGCGATGTGGTGGCGTCTAGCCCCTGGCCAGCGTCTTCACGAGGTCTCTCAGGTCATGTTGCCCAACACGCCACTGGTGTTACATGGCTTATTTGAATGGCTGACCGCGGTGCTGGACTCCGACATCAGCAGCGACGAGTGGCGCGCCCAGTGGCGGGAAGATTTACAGCGCCTCGAGCAAGCCGCCGCTGCAGAGAACGTCGCGCTGGTGATCATTGCCAATGAGTTGGGGCGTGGCCTCGTCCCAGTGGCCCGCCACCAGCGCCGCCTGCGGGATTTGAGCGGCTGGTTCACCCAGGACGCCGCCGCTCACGCCGAGCAGGTGTGGTACGTGCGCCACGGCTTGGTACAAGCGCTGAAAGGCGCATCAGCAAATTGA
- the cobO gene encoding cob(I)yrinic acid a,c-diamide adenosyltransferase, which produces MRENAKTPERHAQRMAAKQKIMNERIARADKEQGILLVLTGPGKGKSSSGFGMLARALGHGMKVGVVQFIKGAFSTGEEAFFRNLPNVDYHVMGEGYTWDTQDRERDVAAANAAWEQAKRMLQDDSYHMVLLDELNIALRYEYLDLDQVLDDLQARPAMQHAIVTGRYAPQPLIDLADTVTEMKVVKHAFKDQGIKAQKGIEL; this is translated from the coding sequence ATGCGCGAAAATGCCAAAACCCCAGAACGCCATGCCCAGCGCATGGCGGCCAAGCAGAAAATCATGAACGAGCGCATTGCCCGCGCCGATAAAGAGCAGGGCATCTTGCTGGTGCTTACCGGCCCCGGCAAAGGCAAAAGCAGCTCCGGTTTTGGCATGCTCGCCCGCGCCCTTGGCCACGGCATGAAGGTCGGCGTGGTGCAGTTCATCAAGGGCGCGTTCAGCACCGGCGAAGAAGCCTTCTTCCGCAACCTGCCCAACGTGGACTACCACGTGATGGGCGAAGGCTACACCTGGGACACCCAAGACCGCGAACGCGACGTCGCCGCCGCCAACGCCGCCTGGGAACAAGCCAAGCGCATGCTCCAAGACGACAGCTACCACATGGTACTGCTCGACGAACTCAACATCGCCCTACGCTACGAGTACCTCGACCTAGACCAAGTCCTCGACGACCTACAAGCCCGCCCCGCCATGCAGCACGCCATCGTCACCGGCCGCTACGCCCCCCAACCACTCATCGACCTCGCCGACACCGTCACCGAAATGAAAGTGGTCAAACACGCCTTCAAAGACCAAGGCATTAAAGCTCAGAAAGGGATAGAGCTTTAA
- a CDS encoding YtoQ family protein, whose product MSFYVYLSGEIHTDWREEIQRGAEAAGLDVVFTAPVTDHDASDAAGDHLGKPDNGFWRDHQSSKVNAIRTRTMIEQADLVVVRFGDKYKQWNAAFDAGYCAALAKPYITLHSEEIVHPLKEVDAQAQAWCTTTDQVVETLRYVLKA is encoded by the coding sequence ATGAGCTTTTACGTATACCTTTCCGGCGAGATTCACACTGACTGGCGTGAAGAGATCCAGCGCGGCGCAGAAGCGGCAGGCCTGGATGTCGTCTTCACCGCCCCGGTGACCGACCACGACGCCTCTGATGCAGCAGGCGACCATCTGGGCAAACCGGACAACGGCTTCTGGCGCGACCACCAGTCGTCCAAAGTGAACGCTATCCGCACCCGCACGATGATTGAACAGGCGGATTTAGTGGTGGTGCGCTTTGGCGACAAGTACAAACAGTGGAATGCCGCCTTTGACGCAGGCTACTGCGCGGCACTGGCCAAGCCCTACATCACCCTGCACAGCGAAGAGATTGTTCACCCGCTGAAAGAAGTCGACGCCCAAGCGCAAGCCTGGTGCACCACCACCGATCAGGTCGTGGAAACCCTGCGCTACGTGCTGAAAGCATAA
- a CDS encoding iron ABC transporter permease, protein MVARLWQPLGLLALIAVAAMLFSLAVGSAQLSAAQLWAVVQGQGDALARTMVIELRLPRALSAFAVGGLLAVAGALMQVLLRNPLADPYVLGLSGGASIGALAAMLAGVGGVLMSGSAFLGALLSTFLVFGLAHGSGGWTPSRLLLTGVVVAAGWGAVITLMLALSPAERLPGMLYWLMGDLSYARAPWPPLLLLMATCVLLIPLGRSLNVLARGPQQAAALGVDVRPLEWGIYIAASLLTAAAVTTAGSIGFVGLVVPHMLRLLLGNDQRLILPACALAGGTLLVLADTLARTMMAPEQLPVGVITALLGVPTFLFLLYRSR, encoded by the coding sequence ATGGTGGCGCGCCTGTGGCAACCCCTAGGCCTGCTGGCGCTGATTGCCGTGGCCGCCATGCTGTTTTCTCTGGCGGTAGGTAGCGCGCAGCTCTCGGCAGCGCAGCTCTGGGCGGTGGTGCAGGGCCAGGGCGATGCGCTGGCGCGCACCATGGTGATAGAGCTTCGCCTGCCACGGGCGCTTTCCGCCTTTGCGGTGGGCGGGCTGCTGGCGGTGGCCGGAGCTTTAATGCAGGTACTTCTGCGCAACCCGCTGGCGGACCCCTACGTGCTGGGGCTTTCCGGCGGGGCATCCATCGGTGCGCTGGCGGCCATGCTGGCAGGCGTGGGCGGCGTGCTGATGTCCGGCTCGGCATTTTTAGGCGCGCTGCTTTCCACGTTTTTAGTCTTTGGCCTAGCCCACGGCAGCGGCGGTTGGACGCCTTCACGGCTGTTGCTGACTGGCGTGGTGGTAGCAGCGGGGTGGGGCGCGGTGATTACCCTTATGCTCGCGCTAAGCCCCGCTGAGCGGCTGCCGGGAATGCTCTATTGGCTGATGGGGGATTTATCCTACGCCCGCGCGCCATGGCCGCCTTTGCTGCTGTTGATGGCCACCTGCGTGCTGCTGATACCGCTGGGTCGCAGCCTGAACGTGTTGGCCCGTGGCCCGCAGCAAGCGGCTGCCCTCGGCGTAGATGTTCGCCCGCTGGAGTGGGGCATCTACATTGCCGCCAGCCTCTTAACCGCCGCCGCCGTGACCACCGCAGGCAGTATTGGGTTTGTGGGGCTGGTAGTGCCCCACATGCTGCGCCTGCTGTTAGGCAATGACCAGCGGCTGATTCTGCCTGCCTGCGCCCTGGCAGGCGGCACGCTGCTGGTACTGGCCGACACCCTAGCGCGAACGATGATGGCCCCTGAACAGCTCCCCGTGGGCGTGATTACCGCGCTGCTGGGCGTGCCCACCTTCCTCTTTTTGCTCTACCGGAGCCGCTGA
- a CDS encoding TonB-dependent receptor domain-containing protein, whose amino-acid sequence MFNRFHTPATLAAFTMAALPLAVQAQSASATATASNTLNPVVVTAALAPRTANESLSSVTVIDEAALRRQDPVSITDLLRGQPGVDVSSNGSFGKNSSVFIRGTGSAQNVLLIDGIRLNSATSGGAAWQSLEPRMFERAEIVRGPRGSLYGADAIGGVIQLFTPQGEEEGPQPSISAGGGSFNTQRLSAGISGKEGGTRYSFSGSHFNTDGQPVRRDGDDKGYDNTSALARVSHTFDNGAEAGVLALRARGHNEYDGGENDFVQQVAGVYGELPLADNWRSRLTLSEARDESDNFADYGDSVFNTKIRTARWENTVTVGAHEVVAGAEYSEDRVDSTTAYDETSRSNAAVFTQALLDFSPFTLQGSLRFDDNESYGEEVTGSVGVGYDVDGHHTLRANYGTAFNAPTYNQLYYPGFGNPDLASETSESIEVGVRGQYARWFWDAALYQTDIDNLIAGQGLQFNVPETRIRGAELSTGVEVNEWTLAAALTYTDPENRLTGKRLQNRASQSLRLDVDRELGEWSVGGSWVAQNHRYRDAANEDRLSGYGLVNLRAGWQFAPLWSARVTLENVLDQDYVTTRSFDGADYINAGRAGFLSVHFGQ is encoded by the coding sequence ATGTTCAATCGTTTTCATACCCCCGCAACGCTTGCGGCGTTTACCATGGCCGCGCTACCGCTGGCCGTTCAGGCGCAAAGCGCATCGGCCACCGCGACGGCCTCCAACACGCTGAATCCCGTCGTGGTCACGGCCGCACTCGCTCCGCGCACCGCTAATGAAAGCCTCTCTTCGGTCACGGTAATCGACGAGGCCGCGCTGCGCCGCCAAGACCCCGTCAGTATTACCGACCTGCTGCGTGGCCAGCCGGGCGTGGACGTTTCCAGTAACGGTAGCTTTGGCAAGAATAGCAGCGTCTTCATTCGCGGCACGGGCAGCGCTCAGAACGTATTGCTGATCGACGGCATTCGCCTGAATTCAGCCACCAGCGGCGGTGCCGCTTGGCAATCCCTCGAACCGCGCATGTTTGAACGCGCGGAAATCGTGCGTGGCCCTCGGGGCAGCCTGTACGGGGCCGATGCCATAGGCGGCGTGATTCAGTTGTTCACCCCGCAGGGCGAAGAGGAAGGCCCGCAGCCGAGCATCTCGGCGGGGGGCGGCTCGTTCAATACCCAGCGGCTGAGTGCCGGCATCAGTGGGAAAGAGGGCGGCACCCGCTATAGTTTTTCTGGCAGCCATTTCAATACTGACGGTCAGCCAGTGCGCCGTGATGGCGACGACAAAGGCTACGACAACACCTCCGCGCTGGCGCGCGTGTCGCACACGTTCGATAACGGTGCCGAAGCAGGCGTGTTGGCGCTGCGTGCCCGTGGGCATAACGAGTACGACGGTGGCGAAAACGATTTTGTCCAGCAGGTCGCAGGCGTGTACGGCGAGCTGCCGCTGGCCGACAACTGGCGCAGTCGGTTAACGCTCAGCGAAGCTCGGGATGAAAGCGATAATTTCGCAGATTACGGCGATTCCGTGTTCAATACCAAGATACGCACGGCGCGTTGGGAAAATACCGTGACCGTGGGTGCCCACGAAGTCGTCGCCGGGGCCGAGTACAGTGAAGACCGCGTAGATAGCACCACCGCCTACGATGAAACCAGCCGCAGCAACGCTGCCGTTTTCACTCAAGCCCTGTTGGACTTCTCTCCCTTCACACTACAAGGCAGCCTTCGCTTTGACGACAACGAGTCCTACGGCGAAGAAGTGACGGGCAGCGTTGGCGTAGGCTACGACGTGGATGGCCACCATACCCTGCGCGCTAACTATGGCACTGCGTTCAACGCGCCGACTTACAACCAGCTTTACTACCCAGGCTTTGGTAACCCGGACTTGGCGTCTGAAACCTCCGAGTCGATCGAAGTCGGTGTGCGCGGCCAGTATGCCCGCTGGTTCTGGGATGCGGCGCTTTACCAAACCGATATCGACAACCTGATTGCAGGCCAAGGTCTGCAGTTCAACGTGCCGGAAACCCGCATTCGCGGTGCGGAGCTGAGTACCGGCGTCGAAGTGAATGAGTGGACGCTGGCCGCCGCGCTGACCTACACCGACCCTGAAAACCGCCTGACCGGCAAACGCCTGCAGAACCGCGCCTCGCAAAGCCTGCGCCTTGATGTAGACCGCGAGCTGGGGGAGTGGTCCGTGGGTGGCTCTTGGGTCGCGCAAAACCATCGGTATCGTGACGCGGCCAACGAAGATCGCCTGAGCGGGTATGGTTTGGTGAACCTGCGTGCAGGCTGGCAGTTTGCGCCGCTGTGGAGCGCTCGGGTAACGTTAGAGAACGTGCTAGACCAAGACTACGTCACCACGCGCTCGTTTGACGGCGCTGACTACATCAACGCAGGCCGGGCAGGATTCTTGAGTGTTCACTTTGGCCAATAA
- a CDS encoding ABC transporter ATP-binding protein, with protein MTRLATQDLIINVPGCSAGTALNLIIEPGQVWGVLGPNGAGKTTLLHTLAGLNAPRSGQVLIGNTLLSQLRRRQVAQQLGLVFQERLDGFPATVLETALIGRHPYLSLWQMEGADDYARAEAALEALDVAHLRHRLVNTLSGGERQRVAMATVLTQAPNIWLADEPTNHLDLHHQSAVMALMAEQAAQGSAVMMCLHDLNLAARWCDHILLLYPSGEACWGPRDTMLVPSALERLYRQRLATVEVDGAPVFVPIQAPLTDHE; from the coding sequence ATGACCCGCTTGGCGACTCAAGACCTGATCATCAACGTGCCGGGGTGCAGCGCAGGCACGGCGCTGAACCTCATCATCGAGCCAGGGCAGGTGTGGGGCGTGCTTGGCCCCAACGGGGCGGGCAAAACCACGCTGCTGCATACGCTGGCGGGGTTAAACGCCCCCCGTTCCGGGCAGGTGTTGATAGGCAACACGCTGCTTAGCCAACTGCGCAGGCGGCAAGTGGCGCAGCAGCTAGGGCTGGTGTTTCAAGAGCGCCTAGACGGCTTTCCCGCCACGGTGCTAGAGACCGCGCTGATTGGCCGCCACCCGTACCTTTCCCTGTGGCAGATGGAAGGTGCCGACGACTACGCCCGCGCTGAAGCCGCCTTGGAAGCGCTGGATGTGGCGCATCTTCGCCACCGCTTGGTCAACACGCTTTCCGGCGGTGAACGCCAGCGGGTAGCCATGGCGACGGTGCTTACCCAAGCGCCCAACATTTGGCTGGCGGACGAACCCACCAACCACCTGGATTTACACCACCAAAGCGCAGTAATGGCGCTAATGGCCGAGCAGGCCGCCCAGGGCAGCGCGGTGATGATGTGCCTGCACGATTTAAATTTAGCCGCCCGCTGGTGCGACCACATTCTGTTGCTCTACCCCAGCGGCGAAGCCTGCTGGGGCCCACGGGACACCATGCTGGTGCCCAGCGCCCTAGAGCGGCTCTACCGCCAGCGGCTTGCCACGGTAGAAGTAGATGGCGCGCCGGTGTTTGTGCCCATCCAGGCGCCCCTTACCGACCATGAGTGA
- a CDS encoding cobyrinate a,c-diamide synthase: MFQGKAHAALISAPGSGQGKSMVTAALARLHRNAGRTVRVFKHGPDYLDPMVQEVASGQPVYQLHPWMTGEHECRWRLAKAAQEADVILVEGSMGLFDGSPSSADLAILAGIPALPVIDAWGMAQTFGAVAQGLANYHPDLAIHEVIANRIGSPGHGKLLNESMPEGIALLGAIPRHDAMKVPDRHLGLVQASELSGLDAQLDAAAKVLEDAGLGRLPKEVTLSADAPTPAPDYLRGVRIAIAKDDAFAFIYRANLDVLEEMGATLHFFSPLNDAALPECDALWLPGGYPELHAARFSANQPMREAISAHHRASKPILAECGGLMSCVELLVDGEGTSHTMMGLLPGTAKMAGKLTALGLQSLHTHSGELRGHTYHHSLLETSMQPLARTRKLAGSEAEPIYRDGALVASYFHGYFPSAPRLVADIFTGQPIHLAE; this comes from the coding sequence ATGTTCCAGGGTAAAGCACACGCGGCACTTATCAGCGCCCCCGGTTCCGGCCAGGGCAAATCCATGGTGACGGCGGCGCTGGCGCGGCTGCACCGTAACGCCGGGCGCACCGTGCGGGTATTCAAACACGGCCCCGACTACCTAGACCCCATGGTGCAGGAAGTCGCTTCCGGCCAGCCGGTGTATCAGCTTCACCCCTGGATGACCGGCGAGCACGAATGCCGCTGGCGCTTAGCCAAAGCCGCCCAAGAAGCCGACGTGATTTTGGTGGAAGGCTCCATGGGGCTATTCGATGGCTCGCCCTCCAGCGCGGACTTAGCCATCCTGGCGGGCATTCCCGCGCTGCCGGTGATCGATGCCTGGGGCATGGCGCAAACCTTTGGCGCGGTGGCCCAAGGCCTGGCCAACTACCACCCCGACCTCGCCATTCATGAAGTGATCGCCAACCGCATCGGCAGCCCCGGCCACGGTAAGCTGTTGAATGAGAGCATGCCGGAAGGCATTGCGCTGCTAGGCGCAATTCCCCGTCATGACGCCATGAAAGTCCCCGACCGCCACTTAGGCCTAGTGCAAGCCAGCGAGCTGAGCGGCCTGGATGCCCAGCTAGATGCCGCCGCCAAGGTGTTAGAAGACGCCGGGCTAGGTCGCCTGCCTAAAGAGGTAACGCTAAGCGCTGACGCCCCCACGCCTGCACCGGACTATTTGCGCGGCGTGCGTATCGCTATCGCCAAAGACGACGCCTTCGCGTTTATCTACCGCGCGAATCTCGATGTATTAGAAGAGATGGGCGCGACGCTGCACTTCTTCTCACCGCTCAACGACGCAGCACTGCCAGAATGCGATGCCCTCTGGCTGCCCGGCGGCTACCCAGAACTGCACGCCGCCCGCTTCAGCGCCAACCAGCCCATGCGCGAGGCGATCAGCGCCCATCACCGCGCAAGCAAACCCATTCTCGCCGAGTGCGGCGGGCTAATGAGCTGCGTTGAGCTGCTGGTCGACGGCGAAGGCACAAGCCACACAATGATGGGGCTGCTGCCCGGCACCGCCAAAATGGCCGGTAAGCTGACAGCACTTGGGCTACAAAGCCTGCACACCCATAGCGGCGAACTGCGCGGCCACACCTACCACCACTCGCTGTTGGAAACCTCCATGCAGCCGCTGGCTCGCACCCGCAAACTGGCCGGTAGCGAAGCCGAGCCGATTTATCGTGATGGTGCGCTGGTAGCTAGCTACTTCCATGGCTACTTCCCCTCAGCACCCAGGCTGGTGGCGGATATCTTCACCGGCCAACCAATTCACCTAGCGGAGTAA
- a CDS encoding histidine phosphatase family protein: protein MATDLNVELVAVRHGITAWNLERRYQGQRDIPLLFPEAEEGLLALRAALADERFDAIYASDLGRCQETLAWSQAAKPGGPVYAEPRLRELDFGEYEGKVYDELKELPHYRAWIDSAGELQIPGGESSGQLRERLDAWLDDVAEHTRQHGYRKVLVVTHGGVIRELRRRFETLDFWQGIVHQAQGRRWQLAYQAGEDGKGEWQCNCSLAVPAQVSATQ from the coding sequence TTGGCTACTGATCTTAATGTGGAGCTGGTGGCAGTTCGTCACGGTATCACCGCCTGGAATCTAGAGCGCCGTTACCAAGGCCAGCGGGATATTCCGCTGCTGTTTCCTGAGGCGGAGGAGGGGCTGTTAGCGTTGCGCGCGGCCCTGGCCGATGAGCGTTTCGACGCCATTTACGCCAGCGACCTAGGTCGCTGCCAAGAAACCCTGGCCTGGTCCCAGGCGGCCAAGCCGGGGGGTCCCGTCTACGCCGAACCGCGCTTACGGGAACTCGATTTTGGCGAGTACGAAGGCAAGGTTTACGATGAATTAAAAGAACTGCCGCACTATCGCGCCTGGATCGATAGCGCCGGAGAGCTACAAATTCCCGGTGGCGAATCCTCTGGCCAACTGCGCGAACGGCTGGATGCCTGGCTCGACGATGTTGCGGAACATACTCGGCAACACGGCTATCGAAAAGTGTTGGTAGTGACCCACGGCGGCGTGATTCGTGAATTGCGCCGCCGTTTCGAAACCCTCGATTTTTGGCAGGGAATCGTGCATCAAGCCCAGGGACGGCGCTGGCAGCTCGCGTATCAAGCAGGTGAGGACGGAAAAGGAGAATGGCAATGCAACTGTTCATTGGCGGTGCCAGCGCAGGTAAGCGCGACGCAGTAA